The Faecalibacter sp. LW9 genome has a segment encoding these proteins:
- a CDS encoding SusD/RagB family nutrient-binding outer membrane lipoprotein, producing MRINKNIILSALLGTFLLSSCDNGFEEMNVDPNNPEVVPTFTIFNAATKRLMDESRDGWVSGRMVLPWVQYSAQRNYVEEDKFLYRTTTGDQAWNQVYRSIHNFKTIIDLCTNPETSGEMANYGDLQSQIGVSRIMLAYSFAELANYFGDVPYWSYSDMDNPDFQALNIDKYPQPKYVSQEVIFKNILLELKEAEAQIDADAQVFVSQSNGLNGDKIYDGDAAKWKKFANSLRLRIANQIKGVYPAAQAEIQDAIAKGVFTSNSDNAVQHYGNSTAEGSPFWAEFFGASPRNDFFINNQFVKLLKGETGSFGKDPRLKKMAAPFGTSKANVGSGNYSETDDYSKYQGMPYALPQSLLTANNSVNKLSPFSSNILKASYGEVLMEYAEVEFLLAENNGWAQANYLNGVQASLSKWGVSDSEIATYVAALPAANKENVLTQKYIALFMQPQTAWVEFRRTGYPNNTILLFPNAQTKDLNGTTYTFTSLVDGMTRMPSRIAYPLSEQTLNSSNWSEAVTTYGGQDKIDGKLWWMP from the coding sequence ATGAGAATAAATAAAAATATAATATTATCAGCTTTATTAGGAACATTTTTATTGTCGTCTTGTGACAATGGATTTGAAGAAATGAATGTTGATCCAAATAATCCAGAAGTCGTACCTACATTTACAATTTTTAATGCGGCTACAAAAAGATTAATGGATGAATCGAGAGATGGATGGGTTTCTGGTCGTATGGTTTTACCATGGGTGCAGTATTCAGCTCAAAGAAACTATGTAGAAGAAGATAAGTTTTTATACAGAACTACAACAGGCGATCAAGCATGGAATCAAGTATATAGATCAATCCATAATTTTAAAACTATTATTGATTTATGCACTAATCCAGAAACATCTGGAGAAATGGCTAATTATGGAGATTTACAATCACAGATTGGAGTTTCTCGTATAATGTTAGCATACTCGTTTGCCGAATTAGCTAATTATTTTGGTGATGTTCCGTATTGGTCATATAGTGATATGGATAATCCTGATTTTCAAGCTTTAAATATCGATAAATATCCTCAGCCAAAGTATGTAAGCCAAGAAGTTATCTTTAAAAATATTTTATTAGAATTAAAAGAAGCTGAAGCTCAAATTGATGCAGATGCTCAAGTTTTTGTTTCTCAATCTAATGGATTAAATGGAGATAAAATTTATGATGGTGATGCTGCAAAATGGAAAAAATTTGCGAATTCATTAAGATTAAGAATTGCTAATCAAATTAAAGGAGTATATCCAGCTGCACAAGCTGAAATACAAGATGCTATTGCAAAAGGTGTTTTTACATCGAATTCTGATAATGCAGTACAACATTATGGTAATTCAACTGCAGAAGGTTCACCTTTCTGGGCAGAGTTCTTTGGAGCTTCTCCACGTAATGATTTCTTTATTAATAATCAATTTGTAAAATTATTAAAAGGAGAAACTGGTTCGTTTGGTAAAGATCCACGTTTAAAGAAAATGGCTGCTCCTTTTGGTACATCTAAAGCAAACGTTGGTTCAGGTAATTACTCAGAAACAGATGATTATTCTAAATATCAAGGTATGCCATATGCATTACCACAATCTTTATTAACAGCAAATAATAGTGTGAATAAACTTTCGCCATTCTCATCTAATATCTTAAAAGCATCTTATGGAGAGGTTTTAATGGAATATGCTGAAGTTGAATTCTTATTGGCTGAAAATAATGGATGGGCTCAAGCTAATTATTTAAATGGAGTTCAAGCTTCTTTAAGTAAGTGGGGTGTTAGTGATTCGGAAATTGCTACATATGTAGCCGCATTACCAGCAGCAAACAAAGAAAATGTATTAACTCAAAAATACATTGCCTTATTTATGCAACCTCAAACTGCATGGGTAGAATTCCGTCGTACTGGTTATCCAAACAATACGATTTTATTATTCCCTAATGCTCAAACTAAGGATTTAAATGGTACAACTTATACATTTACTTCTTTAGTTGATGGAATGACAAGAATGCCATCTAGAATTGCTTATCCATTATCTGAACAAACACTTAACTCTTCTAATTGGAGTGAAGCTGTTACTACATATGGTGGTCAAGATAAAATTGATGGAAAATTATGGTGGATGCCATAG
- the guaB gene encoding IMP dehydrogenase, translating to MPLTDKILQTGYTFDDVLLVPAYSEILPNQVSLQTRFTDNITLNIPIVSAAMDTVSEARLAIALAREGGLSFIHKNMTIEEQANEIDMVKRSENGMISDPITLTRKHTLRDAVALMEKYKISGLPVIEEDRTLVGIITNRDIRYQVNFDQLVEEVMTKENIITSGIDTDLNKAKSILSQYRIEKLPIVDEHNKLIGLITIKDIDNLTEFPNACKDSSGRLRVGAGVGVGADTLDRVQALVAKGVDIVALDSAHGHSAGVLNKVAEVRHAFPHLDIVGGNIVTADAAKALIDAGANALKVGVGPGSICTTRVVAGVGVPQLSAIHDVYNYAKTRNVSVIGDGGIKLSGDIVKAVAAGANLVMLGSLFAGTDEAPGEEIIFQGRKFKAYQGMGSLAAMKRGSKDRYFQSDAKKLVPEGIEGRVPHKGSISEVVYQLCGGLRAGMGYCGTPTIQDLIENGKFVKITGAGLNESHPHDVVITKEAPNYSN from the coding sequence ATGCCTTTAACAGACAAAATACTTCAAACGGGCTATACTTTTGACGATGTGTTATTAGTACCGGCTTACTCAGAGATTTTACCGAACCAAGTATCTCTACAAACACGTTTCACAGACAACATTACTTTAAATATTCCGATTGTTTCTGCAGCTATGGATACCGTATCTGAAGCTCGTTTAGCAATTGCCTTAGCGCGTGAGGGTGGACTATCTTTTATCCACAAAAACATGACAATCGAAGAACAAGCAAATGAGATTGACATGGTAAAACGTTCTGAAAACGGAATGATTTCTGATCCAATTACTTTAACAAGAAAACATACTTTACGTGATGCTGTTGCATTAATGGAAAAATATAAAATTTCTGGATTACCTGTAATTGAAGAAGATAGAACCTTAGTAGGAATCATCACGAATCGTGATATTCGTTACCAAGTCAATTTTGATCAATTAGTTGAAGAAGTAATGACAAAAGAAAACATCATCACTTCTGGAATTGATACAGACTTAAACAAAGCAAAATCTATTTTATCACAATATAGAATCGAAAAATTACCAATCGTTGACGAACACAACAAATTAATTGGTTTGATTACGATTAAAGATATCGACAACTTAACAGAATTCCCAAACGCATGTAAAGATTCATCTGGTCGTTTACGTGTTGGTGCTGGTGTTGGTGTTGGAGCTGATACTTTAGATCGCGTACAAGCTTTAGTAGCTAAAGGTGTAGACATCGTTGCTTTAGATTCTGCTCATGGGCACTCTGCTGGAGTTTTAAATAAAGTTGCAGAAGTACGTCATGCATTCCCTCATTTAGATATCGTTGGTGGAAATATCGTAACTGCCGATGCTGCAAAAGCGTTAATCGATGCTGGAGCAAATGCATTAAAAGTTGGTGTTGGACCAGGATCTATCTGTACAACTCGTGTTGTTGCAGGAGTTGGAGTTCCTCAATTATCAGCTATCCACGATGTTTATAACTACGCAAAAACAAGAAATGTTTCTGTTATTGGTGATGGAGGAATCAAATTATCTGGAGATATCGTAAAAGCTGTTGCTGCAGGTGCAAACTTAGTCATGTTAGGAAGTTTATTCGCTGGAACAGACGAAGCACCAGGTGAAGAAATTATTTTCCAAGGTCGTAAGTTTAAAGCTTACCAAGGTATGGGTTCTTTAGCTGCTATGAAACGTGGATCTAAAGATCGTTACTTCCAATCGGATGCAAAAAAATTAGTTCCAGAAGGAATCGAAGGTCGTGTTCCTCACAAAGGATCTATTTCTGAAGTTGTTTACCAATTATGTGGTGGATTAAGAGCAGGTATGGGATACTGTGGTACTCCTACTATCCAGGACTTAATCGAAAATGGAAAATTTGTAAAAATTACAGGTGCTGGATTAAATGAATCTCACCCACACGATGTGGTAATTACGAAAGAAGCGCCAAACTATTCGAACTAA